One Vicia villosa cultivar HV-30 ecotype Madison, WI linkage group LG5, Vvil1.0, whole genome shotgun sequence genomic window, CTCAGACTCGCAAGGGTACTTTCTCTTcccactttttttttttcttaaattttccgTATAATCTTTTGTAACAATTTATAACCTTTTCTCTCTAGGGAAGAGATTCATAAAGCCATCTAAGGTTACAAAGGATATGGATGCTGATCGTGTAAGTTCTTAGCTTTTTTCGTGTTTTTTTTCTTGTGTTTGGTGGGTTCAATTTTCAGTTCTGATTTGGGTATTTGAAGCTGTGAAATTTGAGTAGTAAATTATGATTATCTGTAATTAAACTGATTAATTAAGATTTTATAGGATAAGAGCTTATCAAGTAAGCTCATAAACTGTTTCTATAGTGAAAAAGATAACATGGTTATATGTTTCTATATAAATAAAAACAGTTTGTGAGCATGTCCAATAATATAAACTGATTTTGATTTTGTAAGCTCTGTTAAACATCCTGCCAAGAGTTTATATGCGGGTAGATAACCTGAGGCGATTCATGAGCCAATCCAAATGCAGCATATGTTGATTGTGTTTGGTCATTTGTATGAATTTACTTTCACCCTGGGCGTTTAGAAGAGTCTATTGAAGTTTACTACTTATGAGAAAAGCACACTTTTGTAAAGTATTTGGAAGATTAGGAAGAAAATAGTTTATGCTATGTTCGTAAGCTGTCATGcacttatttttataattttcttttggATAACTCGTGTTTAGTGTTTATACGATGTTTGTTTAGTGTTTATACGATGTTTGTTTAGTGTTTATACAATGTTTGTTTAGTGTTTATACAATGTTTACTAGCTGATTATACAGCTTATGAGGTGTTTATATGGTATTTGTACAGCTTATATGTAGTGTTTTATATTTACTGGTCATTTTTTTTGGCTTATCTTATGGCATAGCTTGTAAGCATTTTCTACAAGGTTTTGAAAACCTTATATAAATAAGTTGATTATGGTTTAGATGTAAGTTTTTGCCTTAGTATAATATGGTACTTATGGTAGCTTTTAGAAGCAACTTATTCAAGGATTGTAGTTTAGTTCATGAAATAACTTATCTTTATCTTTTGTGACACTATGCTTACTAGAGATATTgaagtatatatttttattaaatttggaTTCAATTTTGGTTAAACCAGGAGGTGAGCAAATTCATTAACCATTGCAATGAGATTAAAGCAGCGACTGGAGCTACTAAGGACGGTGGTTATCTAAGCATAGTTAAGACGGCACCGGCGTCTGCAAGCGGGGCAGATAAATAGTTTGCAATACAGGGATACTCGTGATAGCTGATTATATTATATCTTATGATACACTTGTGTATTTGTAAAAGCAATTTTGATAATCCCCTCTTTCCTTACCTTGCCACCTAGTATTTTGTAGTGTATGTATTGCTTTGAgttgcttcttttttcttctttcttatgGATACATGGGGTTTTGGTTTAGAATATTGCACTTGTCTTGGCCTAATTCAATTTTCAAAGTAACTGATGATGTTTTGCCACTTTCAGAAAAGGGGATTGTTCCCTCTGTTCACTTAACTAATGTCATCTCTTCCAAATATGATAAGGACTAACCACAACTTGATTCTACCTTGTGTCAAATTGAGTTCTTAATTTGCTAATTCTACAATACTACATAAAATCTAAAAACTTGAACAATCTCACGTCATTAAAATTTCTTGTGTTGAAATTAAATGGTAACTTCACtatgtaggggtgttcaaaataaTTGGTGTTAAAATTGGTATTAGAGAGAGAGATAGTTGTTAAGATAAAATCTGACGAAAGATCTTGTATATTAAACtacttataattaatataataaaattgattacataaaaaattacttaattaaCCTTATGAAAACCATTTTGAGAGTGATTTTAAGATACTCAAATGTCATTACATtaaccctaattattacttaaCCTTTCATAATGACATTACTTCATACTCTCACCCAAATCAATAAAATAGACTTTGGAATACGTATTACAGTCACCAATACTGATTATAATCATATTCTTCTTCAATCTATTCATGTATTTGGTTAATCGTTCCTCTAATCGTTGATTTATTTGTTTCTTTCATATACTTGAGTCTCATTTGATTATTTCATCAAACCCTTGACCATGGTTCGATAATCTTTAAAAATCCTATCTTTTTTGTTCGTCACTTTCGTTTTTGTTAATTTCATCtcatatttgtttcatttttgtactattttttttGCAGTTGGAGGATTTGGCTGAAAGATGAAACGACGACGATGAGCGTTGTCGACTTTTCACCTTtaatttgttagttttttttttttgtgaatgaTATTTTTAA contains:
- the LOC131606607 gene encoding uncharacterized protein LOC131606607 — translated: MTQKSKLFKGQSKKKSIPANRHGKVPQTRKGKRFIKPSKVTKDMDADREVSKFINHCNEIKAATGATKDGGYLSIVKTAPASASGADK